Part of the Weissella coleopterorum genome is shown below.
GGTTGCGCGTGATTACGATTGGTTCATTGATCGTGGCCAACCTCGGATTAACGACAATTATTGCTTGGTCCGTTCCGGTGATGATGATGTTATATCCTTATGCCTTAGGGATCATTGGCTTAAGTTTATGTAAAAAATATTTTGAAGGCTCACCAGTTGTTTATCGTTGGACAATCGGTTTAATCACGATTCCAGCAATCGGTGATATGTTGGCTAATTTACCGGTTTCAAATGCTGGTTTGGATCATCTAGTAGCGGGATACCATCATTTGGTCCCATTTAGTAGCCAAGGACTGGGTTGGATTCTACCGGGATTCATTGGAGCGTTACTAGGTTATGGTCAATATCGTTTGATTCAAACCAAGATTATGCAAAAGATTGAGAAATAAGCACTAGATTTAAATGGGGGAGGATCGACATGCCCAGAAATATTCTGCCTGTAAAATTAAATGAAATTAAAGAAGGCGTGGTCACAGACATCTTACATAATGGGATGGGCGTGATCATGGTTGATCAACACTATCCAGTAAAGTTAGTGGATGCTTTTTTAGGTGAAAAAATTCGGTGTCGTTTGACCCAGGTTGATCGCTTATCGGCATACGGTGAGGTCCTGACGGTTGTAAAACCGTCCGCGGATCGGCAGAATCAAAATAAAGCATATCTGCTTGAAGCGGGGGTGGCGCCGTATGTGAACTTAAGTTATTCGGGGCAATTGAAGTTAAAACGGCGACAGGTCGAACAAGCGTTTGCGGCCGTTGATTTAAAGCTCCCTGTGGCAGCCACCATTGGAGCAGACCAACCAACGCATTATCGTAATAAGACGGTCGTGCCTTTGAAAAATCAAAATGGGCATCTGACAACTGGTTTCTTTGATCGGAAAAATAAAGATACCATTGTCCCGATGGATGATTATTATTTGAATGATCCTATCATCGATCAAACGATTGGGATTGTCCGTGATATTTTGGATCAATTTAAGACGCCAATTTATAATGATGTCACTAAGCAAGGTGCCATGCGCTATATTATGGTGCGACGCGGATATTATTCGCAGCAAGTCATGGTCGTTTTGGTCAGCCACTTGGCGCAAATACCAGATGAAGCCGCGATTGCACAAGCCATTGTGGAACAAGTCCCGGCCTTGAAAAGTTTAATCTTAAATCATAATCCACGTCAAACAAGTCAACAATTGACCGGTGATAATCGCGTTTTGTGGGGGGATGCAGCTATTCATGACCAATTACTTGGGCATGACTTTGTGATTGGACCAAATTCTTTTTATCAAGTTAATCCTAAAACGACCGAAGTTCTCTACCAATTGGCCGCACAGATGGGCGAATTGAAAGCAAGTGATCATGCTATTGATGCATACTCGGGGATTGGAACGATTGGTCTTTCGATTGCAGATCAAGTTCAGCAAGTTTACGGAGTTGAGGTAGTGGAGCGAGCGGTTGAAGACGCTAAAATAAATATTGCGCAAAATCAAATTAAAAATGCGCAATATATTGCAGCTGACGCTCCAGTCCAGATGGAAAAGTGGCGAGATGAAAATTTACCTGCTGATATCATCTTTGTGGATCCGCCACGGCGTGGCTTAACGGAAACATTAATGGATGCCATGGTGTATCTTAATCCAGACCGGGTGGTTTATGTTTCATGTAACCCGGTTACGATGGCGCGGGATATTAAATATATGACGGAACATGGGTATCAAGTGCAAGGACCGATTCAGCCCCTTGATCAGTTTCCACAGACAGCACACGTTGAATGTGTGGCTTTATTAGTCAATAAGCATTAATATCAACTAAAAACGCCACCTAGATTTAAAACAATCTAGGTGGCGTTTTTAGTTTATTTACGCTGTAATAACAAAGCGGCCTCATCAGTAAGCACGTCATAAAAATAACGAACCTCATAAGCATTAATGGGGAGGTTTTTGGTTATGGCTAGGATTTGCTGCATCGCCGGATCTTGATGATGACCGTCTAAAACGATCAAACCGAGTGTTCGCAGATAGAGTTGAATTTGTTGAATCGTTTGTTTTAGTGCGTTGGCATCAGTTTGCGCATCAATTTGAAATAAAAAGACGGTAATCAATTCAGCGGGGCTTAAATAGTTTGGGATTTCCGTGAAGGCTTTTTCAATTGGCTCTACGCGGGCCGTTAGTCCACTTAAAAAGAGGGATGCGGCCATATCATCAATTTCTTTTTTTTGATCAGAAAAAGCTAGGACGTGACCGCCATCTCCGACACGACTGGCTAAAAATCGGGTACTATCTCCCGCTTTGATGGTGGCATCAACGACGGTATCACCTACGTGTAGAATTTCGTCAATTTGGATTTGAGCTAAATTATGGGTTTTACGCATGCTTTATTTCTCCTTGGGTTTATATCTGAAAATAAATTCTTTTGAGATAATGAGTAAAAAGCCAGCTAAAACAAGGCCAGCTAGGACATCGGAAAGGTAATGTACACCTAGATATACGCGACTCATTGGGATTGTCACAATCAGACAGGTTAATAATGTCATGAATGCATATTTAATTGGATCGTTTTTGACGTAATAGTAAACTAATACAATTAATGAGCCATAGAGAAGCATGGCATTCATGGAATGTCCAGATGGAAATGATGAACCACCTTCGTCAACTAGATGGAGAATGTTAGGCCGAGGCCGATTCACAAAGTGTTTAAATATTTTCATGACTCCAAGGCCAAAGATGCCGACATTGAGCATCACGAAGAGCGCAATATCATACTTTTTAAAAATTAAGGCAAAAAAACAAGCCCACAGTGCAATGAAACCGGTCCAAATAGGATTCCCAGCTCGCGTGATATTTTTAAAAAACCAAGTTCGTTCTGGTGTGACAGGTTCACGAATGTTTTGAAGCCCCCACTGATCTAATTGGTGGATGTAAGGTAGGTGCCAGACGACCCCCATCAGGAGGATTAGAAAGATAGCGAGGCAAAAAAAGGCTAAACTAATTTGCCAGCGATTGATTTGACGTTGCATACGAAACTTTCTCCTCATTTTAAAATAATTTACCTTTCATATTAGCACACAATGTTAGAAACGCGGGGACGAAAACACAGTCGAATGTTGAATGATTTGAATGAATTATATAGGAAACTGGCTTGAACGCAGCGACCATTAAAAATGGGAAGAAGCGTTTAGAGATCAGGTGATTTAAACCTTTGATAACTTTTGGCGCCTTCAAAAAATACACATACAAATTAAGTTGGAATTAGCGTATAATTTTTTTATATAAACTGAAAAAACCGACCATCGATAAAATGCTGTTAAATCGAATGGTCAGCAAAGTGAGGATGAGATCAATGGCATACCAACATCAAGAAGTGGAACAAAAATGGCAACATTTTTGGGATGCTAATCAGACATTTAAAACTGGAACCGATCAATCGAAACCTAAGTACTATGTTTTGGATATGTTCCCCTTTCCTTCAGGACAAGGACTTCATGTGGGGCATCCAGAGGGATACACGGCGACTGATATTTTAGCACGGATGAAGCGGATGCAAGGATTTAATGTTTTGCATCCAATGGGATTTGATGCCTTTGGACTCCCTACGGAAGACTACGCAATTAAGACGGGGGCGAACCCTAAAGATGTGACGAAAACGAATGTAAATAATTTTCGCCGTCAAATGCGTTCATTGGGACTTTCATATGATTGGTCGCGGGAAGTTAACACGACTAATCCAAAGTACTACAAATGGACACAGTGGATTTTTGAGCAGTTGTATAAAAAAGGTTTGGCTTACGAAGATGAAATGATGGTGAACTGGGCCCCTGATTATAATGGTGGAACTGTGGTCGCCAACGAAGAAATTATTAATGGCCGGACTGAGCGTGGAGACTACCCTGTATATCGGGTTCCAATGCGGCAGTGGGTTTTGAAAATTACTGAATATGCCGACCGGCTCTTGGATGATTTGGATGATTTAGATTGGCCGGAAGCCATTAAAGAGCAACAGAGAAATTGGATTGGTCGTTCCACGGGAGCAGCCATTGATTTTGAGGTAGCCGATCATGGGGACCAAACTATTGAAGTCTTTACGACCCGCCCGGATACATTATTTGGTGCATCGTATGTTGTTTTGGCGCCTGAACATGAGTTAGTGGACCAAATCACCACGCCTGCGCAAAAGGCGGCCGTGGAGACGTTCAGGACGAATTTGGCTTCGAAATCCGATTTGGAGCGAACGGATCTAAATAAAGATAAGTCTGGAATCTTTACAGGATCGTTTGCGATTAATCCGGTTAATGGGGCTAAGCTACCGATTTGGATTGGTGATTATGTCTTAGCTTCGTACGGAACTGGCGCAGTGATGGCTGTCCCAGCCCATGATGCAAGAGATTATGAGTTTGCGACTAAGTACGATTTGCCTAAGCTAGAAGTCGTGGCAGGTGGTGATATCAAAATGGCCGTGTATACGGGCGATGGAGTTCATGTTAATTCTGATTTTCTTGATGGTTTGGAAAAAGAAGCGGCAATAGAACGAATGTTATCGTGGTTGACTGAAAACCAAGTGGGGGCCAAGAAGGTTAATTATCGGTTGCGTGATTGGATTTTCTCACGGCAACGCTACTGGGGAGAGCCAATTCCTGTGATCAATTGGGATGATGGGACTAAAACCTTAGTGCCTGAAGATCAATTGCCATTGCGGTTACCCGAAGCAGAAAATATTTTGCCAACGGGAACGGGTGAATCGCCTCTAGCCAATATTGATGACTGGGTCAATGTTACTGATGAACAAGGTCGACACGGCCGAAGGGAAACTAATACCATGCCACAATGGGCTGGATCATCTTGGTATTATCTACGTTACATGGATCCCCATAATGATGAAATGATGGTTGATCCGGAACTAGAACAATATTGGCAAAATGTGGACCTATATGTTGGTGGGGCTGAACATGCAGTTTTGCATTTGTTGTATGCACGTTTCTGGCACAAGGTCTTGTATGATCTAGGAGTGGTGACGACCAAAGAACCGTTCCAAAAGTTAGCTAATCAGGGAATGATCTTAGGTTCAAATCACGAAAAGATGTCAAAGTCTAAGGGAAATGTAGTTAATCCAGATGATGTGGTAGCTCAATATGGCGCAGATACTTTGCGACTTTATGAGATGTTCATGGGGCCTTTAGAACAATCGATTGCGTGGTCTGAAGAAGGTCTTTCTGGTTCGCGCCGTTGGCTGGATCGTGTTTGGCGCTTGATAATTGATGATGAAAATAATCTTCGCGACCATATTACGACGGTCAATGATCATAAATTAGATAAGGTCTATCACGAAACAGTTAAGAAGGTCACTGAACATTTCGCCAATATGCGTTTCAATACTGGTATTTCACAGTTGATGGTCTTTGTGAATGAGGCCTATAAAGTTGATAATTTACCAGCTGAATATGTAGAAGGTTTCATTCAACTATTGTCACCAGTTGCACCACACATTAGTGAGGAACTTTGGAGTTACTTCCACCCAAATGAGTCAATTCAAACGACGACATGGCCTACATATGACGAAAATAAGTTAGTAGAGAGTACTGTTGAAATTGTTTTCCAAGTGAATGGTAAATTACGTGGTAAAGCGCAAATGGATAAGGATAGCACGAAAGAAGCGATGATCGCGGCTGCCTTAGCGAATGAAGGTGTACAACGGACCCTAGATGGTCAAACTCCTAAAAAGGTGATCGCTGTATCTGGTAAGCTAGTGAGTGTTGTCATGTAAGGTGTCTGACATACAGACGGCATTAAACAAATAAAGTAAGAGGCTATTGTATAAATTCGACGGAATTTATACAATAGCCTCTTTATGTAGGTTCGTTTATTAAAAAAGAGCTCTGAAAAATGTTTAAAATACTAAATTATTGGATTTCCGTATGTGATTGTCGCAATTTATTATATACTGGTTGTAATATCAAGAATTAAAATAAATTAATAATAAAAATAGGTAGGATCATGAAAATAAAAATTTTAAAAGGAGTCACAGTCCTGCTATTGGGTCTCATTCTAGGACAATCATTTGCTCAAGCTGCCGCAATCACTCCCACTAGTGCAGCGCCTGCTGAAATCACTGTTGATGTGAATTCCGGGCAAGTTATTGCGAGTAAAAATGATCAAGAGCGTCTCCCCATCGCTTCGGTTTCCAAATTGATTGTGATCTATTTGGTGGAACAAGCAATTCAATCGGGACAATTTACGCATACTACGAAAGTTAAAGTTCCCGCTAAAATTGCCGCGTTTAGTCAAGATAGTGGTGTTGCTAACGTTGAGTTGTCAGCTGAACGAACCTATACCATTGAACAATTGGAGAGCGCTGCCTTGGTCGCGTCTGCTAATGGAGCAGCGATGGCTTTGGCTGATCAAGTTTGTGGAAGTCAGGATAAATTTTATCAAGTCGCTAATCAATTATTGACGAGTTGGGGTATTAAAAATGCCAATATTATTTCAGCTTCGGGGTTGAGTGAGAATGATATGGGTAGTTTCCGTAATCAAAAGTTGGACGCTAGCTTAGAAAATAAACTTTCAGCACGTGAAGTGGCAATGATCGCTTGGCATCTAGTTCGGGATTATCCGCAGATTTTTAAATTAACAAATCAAAAAGAGGCCGAATTTCCAAAACCAGATAACAGTAATCAAACCATGAAAAATACTAATGAACTCTTATGGAGTTCTAAATATCAATTTAAGGGGTTGAAAACTGGAACTACGGTTCATGATGGCCAAAATGTGGTGGGATATACTCAGCTTGATAAGATTCCCGTGTTAACCGTAGTTTTGAATGCAGCTGAGGGTCAAAATTTCACGGAAACTGAGAATATGTTAGATCAAATTAAGAATCAGACGAATTTGGTGAAGGTGACCGCTCGGCAACAAATTTATATCAAAAATGCTAAAAATAAACAAGGCTTAGTTGAGTTGGAACCGCAAAAGGCGATCACTGTTTTTGCCAAAGAACGCCAATTAGCTACTAAGCAAACTTTTAAGGTTAATAGTGAACAAGCTGAGGCACCCTTCAATCGGCATCAATGGTTAGCAATACAACGGGTTTTATTTAAAAATGAAGCTTTAAATGATTATTTAGGAGAACAACCCAGCTTACGTTACCAAACGGTGAATAAAGTTAAAGTTGCAAATCCGATTGTTATGATTTTTCGGCCAGTCGTGGCATGGTTTGAAAAAGTCTTTTAATTTTTATTAATGAAGAGTTGAGATTCTCACATAAAATTTAATATCGTGTATAATAAATCAATGTGAGTTATCGGCGTTATAGTTCAACGGGATAGAACAAGGACCTCCTAAGTCTTAGATCACAGTTCGAGTCTGTGTAACGTCATTGATTTTAAATTGAACGAAAGGTCACAGGGTGATTGCATGACGGCTGAAACGCAAAATGATAAAAAAATTCGGCGAGAAATGACGTACCAAGAAGTGCAGAATTTACTGCATCAGCAACAACAACGAACCGAAGCAGTCGACACTAACGCATCTAAAAAAACACCCGGTGAAGTTTCTAAAAGGGCTTTAAACCGTTCCGGTAAATTAGTGAGAGGTTCGCAAAAGGTTTATATTAAACCTAGCCATCGGAAAAAGATTTCTTTTCCAGAAAATGAAGTCATGAATGGAGCAACTACCAGTCAGCACGCCATTCAAGTAACGGAAGTGGCCGATTCATACCACTATGAAAAACTGGAACCGATCAAGTCGAATACGAGTAGTTTGAAAGGTCAGCCGCAAATTAAGCCGCTCAAAACGCAACCAGCAACGAAACCATCAGCTAGTAAAGCTAGTAACGTGGTGTCTGAGCCCAGTGAAAGTTTATCTGATCAGAGTAAAATGTTACGTGGTTCTCTTTGGATGACCATTGGTAATTTGGTTTCACGACTTTTGGGAGCGCTATATATTATTCCGTGGTCAATGATGATTGGAGTCGCTTATACGACTTCAGCGAATGGTCTGTATGCACAAGGGTATCAGATCTACTCAGTCGCGCTATTAGTGGCTACGGCAGGGCTTCCGAATGTTCTAGCACGTTTAGTCGCTGAATTTGCGGAGAAGAAGCAGTTTGGGCGAGTGAAAAGTGTCTTACGACAATCTTTGATCTTAGGCCTTGTGATGGGAGCTGTGGCAGCGCTCATCTTGTATATTTTAGCTGAACCACTGTCACAAGGGAATGAACATGTGGTACCGGTGCTTTATTCATTGGCCCCGGCTGTGTTAGTTATTCCGGTCTTATCGATGTTGCGGGGATATGTACAGGGTTTTGAACTAATGGGTATTTCGGCATTGTCACAAGTCGTCGAGCAGGTGGTGCGAGTACTTTACATGCTAGGGATGACTGCCTGGATCATGTTAGGACATCATGGAAGTTGGGTTGATGCGACGGTTCAGTCTACCTTTGCGGCCTTCTGGGGGGCGTTAGCCGGAATTTTGGTTGTCTTGATCGGCATTTTCTTAAGAAGAGGTTATTTTGCTAGTAAATTCGTGGTTCATTCACGAGAATCCAATGTTCCAGCCGGAAATTTGATTGGTAAAATGATGTGGCAAGCAATTCCAGTGGTTTTTGCTGGATCAGCTATTTCATTGGTTCAATTAATGGATCAATTCAGTTTCTTTCGATTGATGCATGATTTTACGTCGGTTAATCAAACTGATTTAAATCAAATGTTTGCACAATTTTCTTTCAACTCTAATAAATTAGTTATGCTAGTCGTTTCTTTGGCCATTGCGATGTCTGAAACGGCTTTGCCAATGTTGGCCCGCGCACATGCTAAAAATGATGCAGTGGCAACCGGTCAGCAAATTAATTATATTTTGAAATTATTAGCTTTTGTAATGGTTCCCGCTTCCTTGGGAGTGGTCGCGGTTGCTAAACCCCTTTATATTTTATTCTATGGCGCAGCTGATGTACAAAATGGGGTATTGATACTTCAATTCTCAGGTTATATTGGTTTGCTCTTTGGGGTTTATATGGTTATTCTAGCGATTAATCAGGGACTAGGTCAGTTACGTTTCACGGTTTGGTGGACATTCTTAATTTTAATATTAAAAATGGTTCTCCAATATCCAGCAATTTACTTCTTCCAAGGGATGGGACCGCTGATTGCGACCGGAATGGCCTTCTTGATTGGATTAATTTGGGCTTTAATCAAACTTTTGAAACAATACCCGATTAACTGGGCAAAATTTAATTATTCATTAATGACTATTCTTTTTTGGAGCTTAATCATGTTTGCTGTGGTGACACCAGTCGTTATTTGGATGGAAACTTTCGTAGCCGAAACTCGTTTGCAACAATCCATGGTGCTAGGCGTTGGTGTTGGTGTCGGGATCTTTATCTATGGTGCGGTCACTTTAAAGTCCCATTTAGGTCAAAATATTTTTGGAATGCGAGCGCAAATGATTGCTCATAAGTTACATTTAAAATAAATATCATTCAGCGCTAAATTAAGCTCCAATCTTGTAAATAGATTCGGTGGGTATAATTTGGCGTTTTTAATTGATTAAACTTAGGGAGAAATAGAATGATTGAGGAACAAAAAGTAATTGATTGGACCTGGATTCGGGTGCATGATATGCAACCACAGGAACGAGAAACTCTAAATCATAAATATCAAATAGCCAATGAAATGATTAATTATGCCTTAGATCCGTATGAAAGTGCACGAAACGAAATTGATGGTAATAACGTATTAACGATCTTTGATATCGTGACACCTACTTCAGATATTGCTACAACTGAACCGGTAAGCTTTATTACCAATCAAGAACAAAAATTTTTAATGACGTTTACGCGTAATGAGACAAAATACATTATCAAATACATCGACAAAATTTTGGATCAATCACAGCAAAATTTAGTACACTTTCAGCCGGTTGATATTTTAATCGATACTTTACGAATCCTATCAAGTAAATTTCAAACCGTTATTTTAGAAATTAACCGTCGGCGTAATCCGATTCAGCGTGCTTTGCGGGAGTCAAAGGCTGTGCAGGGCAAGATTGATGAGTTAATGAATTTACAGACTGATTTAATTTATCTTTTAAATTCTTTGCACAGTGACAATGAATTAATTAATAATTTAAAAAATCAAAAAATATTGAAATTGACCTTGCTCCAAATTGAGAAATTAGAGGACATTCAAGTTGAATTGCAACAGGCCCAAGATACTGGGGAATTAGCTCAATTGGTGACTAATCAAGTCGAAGATTCCTATGCATCGATTGCTAACAATAGTCTAAATTGGACGATGAAAATGTTAACTTTAGTGACGGTTGTTCTAACTATCCCCACAATTGTCAGTGGTTTTTATGGTCAAAATGTCCGATGGCTCCCCTTCGCACAAGCTCACGAAAGTTGGTTGGCAACGATTATTATTACGATTATTTTAATGATGATAACGGTGATTATTTTATGGCGTCGCGGATTTTTTAAACGATAAACATAATCCCTAATTGACTTTTACATTAATTTTAGCTAAACTTATAAAGTTATCGATAACAAAACGGAGGTAAATAACAATGGCTGTTCATTCACCATATAATTCATGGGCAAGCAAGCGTCCTGTTAGCCACGATGCTAACAAGAAAGCTCGCCAAGCAACGACTGTTAATATCCAAGCTTGGGCTAAGGGTAAAGCAGAACTTGAAAACAAGTAAGCATTTACTTGTTAACTGAAGTGAAAACGATCCTATTTCGCAGATATGCGTGTGGGATTTTTTTGTTTAAATAAAAGTTTCCGTTTAGACATGGCAGACGATTTGTTGTGATATATAATAAGTTTTTCACAATGACGTTACCATACAGACAAAAATAAAGTATAATTGAGTTGTATATAATTAATGTATTTATGGGAGGTATTAGCATGGAACAAGCTAATTTTGGCGTAATTGGTTTAGCAGTCATGGGGCGGAATCTAGCCTTGAATGTTGAATCAAGGGGTTACACGGTGGCCGTATATAATCGTTCACGTTCTAGGACAGATGATTTGGTAGCAAAGCATGCTGAAAAGCACTTTGTTCCAAGTTATACCGTCGAAGATTTTGTGAAATCAATTGAACGGCCTCGGCGAATTTTATTAATGGTTAAGGCTGGAGCGGGAACTGATGCGGTGATTGAAGAATTACTACCATTCTTGGAAAAAAATGATATTTTAATTGATGGGGGAAATACTTTCTTTGAGGATACGATACGGCGCTCAGAGTATTTAGCAGCCTCAGGCATCAATTTCATTGGAATGGGTGTTTCTGGAGGTGAATTAGGAGCCTTGGAGGGTCCTTCAATGATGCCTGGCGGGCAAAAAGAGGCTTATGATTTGGTGGAACCCATTTTGCATGAAATTGCGGCGAAGGCGCCAGAAGATGGTAAGCCAACAGTTGCTTATATTGGTCCGAATGGTGCCGGACATTATGTAAAGATGGTGCATAATGGAATTGAGTATGGTGATATGCAATTAATTGCTGAATCATATGATATTTTGAAGCGTGTTGTAGGATTGTCTCAGACGGACTTAGCACAGACCTTTAAAGAGTGGAATGCGGGCGAGCTTGATTCGTACTTAATTGAGATTACGGCGGATATTTTAACGCGTAAAGATGATTTGGGTAGTGACAAGCCAATGGTTGATATGATTTTGGATCGTGCTGGGAATAAAGGGACTGGAAAATGGTCGTCACAATCGGCACTTGCAGTTGGAGCTCCACAATCTTTGATTACTGAATCCGTATATTCTCGATATATTTCAGCGATGAAGGATGATCGGGTGGCTGCATCTGAGGAATTACATGGTCCGCAATATCAATTTAATGGTGATTTAGGAGCAACCGTGGAGGATCTACGTCAAGCTTTGTATTTTGGAAAGATCATGTCTTATGCTCAAGGGTTTGATCAGTTACGCATGGCTTCGGATCACTATGATTGGGATCTGCCATTTGGTGAATTAGCGCAACTATGGCGGGCAGGGGCGATTATCCGAGCTCGTTTCTTGCAACGCATTACAGACGCCTTTGATGCTGATCCGGCTTTACATAACCTATTGTTGAATGAATACTTTAAGACCATTGCTGAGAAGTACCAAGGGGCAGCTCGGCGTGTAGTCGCTTTGGCAGTGGAAGCTGGAATTCCAGCACCATCCCTTTCTGCGGCAGTGGCTTACTATGATTCATATCGTTCAGCTGTTTTGCCTGCCAACTTAATTCAAGCTCAACGGGATTACTTTGGAGCCCACACCTATGAACGAGTCGATCAACCGGCTGGTCAAATGTATCACTATAGTTGGTATGATGAGGCTTAAGTTCTAATTTTAATTAATCGTTTAAAGATCGCTTTCTCTTGAGATCGATCTTTTTTGTTATAAAAATTTGTTATAAAAAACATTTAGTGTTCGTGAATTAATACCTATTTAATAGGTTAATACTTTTTATAATTGTATTTTTAATAAATTTCACAAAAACATCATAATTTCATCCGGATTTAAATTGTAACCGTAAAAAATGTGTGATATGGTGGAAAAAAGTCTTTTTGGGGGATGTTGAAGAGGGTAGGGAGTAATAATATGCAAACAAAATCAAGTGTTAATTTGAAGCGTGATTTAGGAATTATTTCTGGTTTATCACTGGTTGTTGGAACCGTGATTGGATCGGGAATTTTTTTCAAACAAGCGAGTGTTTTGGAGATGGCCGGCGGACAAACACAAGGTTTATTAGCTTGGGGCTTAGGTGGTGTTATCACTTTAGCAGCGGGCTTGACCATTGCTGAAGTTGGTTCGCGGATTCCTAAGGCGGGAGGGCTCTATAGTTACATTGATGGAATTTATGGACATCTCATGGGATTTTTAACAGGTTGGTCACAGGTAGTTGTATATGCACCGGCCGTAATTGCTTCAATTGGGGGTTACGCAGCGCATTTGACGGCTAATTTTTTGGGAATCGATTTAGGTTGGTCCCGGCTTATTGGGATTGGGTATATCTTTTTTGTGATGGGTTTAAATCTATTAGAAAATCGCATTGCGGCCGGTTTTGCAGTTTTAACCACGGCAGTTAAGATGGTTCCCATTGTGATTTTAATTGGTTACGGCTTGTTTTTTGGCCGAGTAGACGCTTTAGGACAGACAGTTACTCAAGTTGCAG
Proteins encoded:
- a CDS encoding D-alanyl-D-alanine carboxypeptidase family protein, whose product is MKIKILKGVTVLLLGLILGQSFAQAAAITPTSAAPAEITVDVNSGQVIASKNDQERLPIASVSKLIVIYLVEQAIQSGQFTHTTKVKVPAKIAAFSQDSGVANVELSAERTYTIEQLESAALVASANGAAMALADQVCGSQDKFYQVANQLLTSWGIKNANIISASGLSENDMGSFRNQKLDASLENKLSAREVAMIAWHLVRDYPQIFKLTNQKEAEFPKPDNSNQTMKNTNELLWSSKYQFKGLKTGTTVHDGQNVVGYTQLDKIPVLTVVLNAAEGQNFTETENMLDQIKNQTNLVKVTARQQIYIKNAKNKQGLVELEPQKAITVFAKERQLATKQTFKVNSEQAEAPFNRHQWLAIQRVLFKNEALNDYLGEQPSLRYQTVNKVKVANPIVMIFRPVVAWFEKVF
- the rlmD gene encoding 23S rRNA (uracil(1939)-C(5))-methyltransferase RlmD; this encodes MPRNILPVKLNEIKEGVVTDILHNGMGVIMVDQHYPVKLVDAFLGEKIRCRLTQVDRLSAYGEVLTVVKPSADRQNQNKAYLLEAGVAPYVNLSYSGQLKLKRRQVEQAFAAVDLKLPVAATIGADQPTHYRNKTVVPLKNQNGHLTTGFFDRKNKDTIVPMDDYYLNDPIIDQTIGIVRDILDQFKTPIYNDVTKQGAMRYIMVRRGYYSQQVMVVLVSHLAQIPDEAAIAQAIVEQVPALKSLILNHNPRQTSQQLTGDNRVLWGDAAIHDQLLGHDFVIGPNSFYQVNPKTTEVLYQLAAQMGELKASDHAIDAYSGIGTIGLSIADQVQQVYGVEVVERAVEDAKINIAQNQIKNAQYIAADAPVQMEKWRDENLPADIIFVDPPRRGLTETLMDAMVYLNPDRVVYVSCNPVTMARDIKYMTEHGYQVQGPIQPLDQFPQTAHVECVALLVNKH
- a CDS encoding phosphatase PAP2 family protein → MQRQINRWQISLAFFCLAIFLILLMGVVWHLPYIHQLDQWGLQNIREPVTPERTWFFKNITRAGNPIWTGFIALWACFFALIFKKYDIALFVMLNVGIFGLGVMKIFKHFVNRPRPNILHLVDEGGSSFPSGHSMNAMLLYGSLIVLVYYYVKNDPIKYAFMTLLTCLIVTIPMSRVYLGVHYLSDVLAGLVLAGFLLIISKEFIFRYKPKEK
- the leuS gene encoding leucine--tRNA ligase → MAYQHQEVEQKWQHFWDANQTFKTGTDQSKPKYYVLDMFPFPSGQGLHVGHPEGYTATDILARMKRMQGFNVLHPMGFDAFGLPTEDYAIKTGANPKDVTKTNVNNFRRQMRSLGLSYDWSREVNTTNPKYYKWTQWIFEQLYKKGLAYEDEMMVNWAPDYNGGTVVANEEIINGRTERGDYPVYRVPMRQWVLKITEYADRLLDDLDDLDWPEAIKEQQRNWIGRSTGAAIDFEVADHGDQTIEVFTTRPDTLFGASYVVLAPEHELVDQITTPAQKAAVETFRTNLASKSDLERTDLNKDKSGIFTGSFAINPVNGAKLPIWIGDYVLASYGTGAVMAVPAHDARDYEFATKYDLPKLEVVAGGDIKMAVYTGDGVHVNSDFLDGLEKEAAIERMLSWLTENQVGAKKVNYRLRDWIFSRQRYWGEPIPVINWDDGTKTLVPEDQLPLRLPEAENILPTGTGESPLANIDDWVNVTDEQGRHGRRETNTMPQWAGSSWYYLRYMDPHNDEMMVDPELEQYWQNVDLYVGGAEHAVLHLLYARFWHKVLYDLGVVTTKEPFQKLANQGMILGSNHEKMSKSKGNVVNPDDVVAQYGADTLRLYEMFMGPLEQSIAWSEEGLSGSRRWLDRVWRLIIDDENNLRDHITTVNDHKLDKVYHETVKKVTEHFANMRFNTGISQLMVFVNEAYKVDNLPAEYVEGFIQLLSPVAPHISEELWSYFHPNESIQTTTWPTYDENKLVESTVEIVFQVNGKLRGKAQMDKDSTKEAMIAAALANEGVQRTLDGQTPKKVIAVSGKLVSVVM
- a CDS encoding putative polysaccharide biosynthesis protein, whose product is MTAETQNDKKIRREMTYQEVQNLLHQQQQRTEAVDTNASKKTPGEVSKRALNRSGKLVRGSQKVYIKPSHRKKISFPENEVMNGATTSQHAIQVTEVADSYHYEKLEPIKSNTSSLKGQPQIKPLKTQPATKPSASKASNVVSEPSESLSDQSKMLRGSLWMTIGNLVSRLLGALYIIPWSMMIGVAYTTSANGLYAQGYQIYSVALLVATAGLPNVLARLVAEFAEKKQFGRVKSVLRQSLILGLVMGAVAALILYILAEPLSQGNEHVVPVLYSLAPAVLVIPVLSMLRGYVQGFELMGISALSQVVEQVVRVLYMLGMTAWIMLGHHGSWVDATVQSTFAAFWGALAGILVVLIGIFLRRGYFASKFVVHSRESNVPAGNLIGKMMWQAIPVVFAGSAISLVQLMDQFSFFRLMHDFTSVNQTDLNQMFAQFSFNSNKLVMLVVSLAIAMSETALPMLARAHAKNDAVATGQQINYILKLLAFVMVPASLGVVAVAKPLYILFYGAADVQNGVLILQFSGYIGLLFGVYMVILAINQGLGQLRFTVWWTFLILILKMVLQYPAIYFFQGMGPLIATGMAFLIGLIWALIKLLKQYPINWAKFNYSLMTILFWSLIMFAVVTPVVIWMETFVAETRLQQSMVLGVGVGVGIFIYGAVTLKSHLGQNIFGMRAQMIAHKLHLK